In Phycisphaerae bacterium, a genomic segment contains:
- a CDS encoding glycosidase: MKLERYEGNPILRPNPAHPWESMVTTNPGAWYDEQRREVLLLYRAAGFDEQHVIRLGLAHSRDGRHFECEPDPVFEPSRDGFDAGCVEDARIVKMHDYFYITYASRPFPPGQYWLNDHAPYRAPKCPPEFPRRLRSNATGTGLAITRDFKKFIRAGRITDALVDDRDAILFPEKIGGEFWMLHRPMEWIGRGFGTDYPSIWIAHGQDLLSLRDSRLLCTARQPWEQKMGANTPPLRTEYGWLTLYHAVGPDSRYRLGALLLKLDEPTRVLHRTPDWLLQPEMDYEVDGMYAGCVFPCGKVVIDGVLHVYYGGADRFVALATCPLDQLLKHLRTCPP; the protein is encoded by the coding sequence ATGAAGTTAGAGCGTTACGAAGGCAACCCGATCCTGCGGCCGAACCCGGCGCACCCCTGGGAATCCATGGTCACGACCAATCCCGGGGCGTGGTACGACGAGCAGCGGCGCGAAGTGCTGCTGCTGTACCGCGCCGCGGGTTTCGACGAGCAGCACGTCATCCGGCTGGGGCTGGCCCACAGTCGCGATGGACGCCACTTCGAGTGCGAGCCCGACCCGGTCTTCGAGCCGAGCCGCGACGGGTTCGACGCGGGCTGCGTCGAGGATGCGCGCATCGTCAAGATGCACGACTACTTCTACATTACCTACGCCAGCCGCCCGTTTCCGCCGGGGCAGTACTGGCTGAATGATCATGCCCCCTACCGCGCGCCGAAGTGCCCGCCGGAGTTCCCGCGCCGGTTGCGGTCGAACGCGACCGGGACCGGGCTGGCGATCACGCGGGATTTCAAGAAATTCATCCGCGCGGGCCGGATCACCGACGCGCTGGTTGACGACCGTGACGCAATTCTGTTTCCGGAGAAGATCGGGGGCGAGTTCTGGATGCTGCATCGGCCAATGGAATGGATAGGCCGCGGCTTCGGGACCGACTACCCGTCCATCTGGATCGCACACGGGCAGGATCTGCTGAGCCTGCGCGATTCGCGCTTGCTTTGCACGGCCAGGCAGCCCTGGGAGCAGAAGATGGGGGCAAACACGCCACCGCTGCGAACCGAGTACGGTTGGCTGACGCTCTACCACGCGGTCGGCCCCGACAGCCGGTATCGACTCGGTGCCCTGCTGCTGAAGCTCGACGAACCGACACGGGTGCTGCATCGCACGCCGGACTGGCTGCTGCAGCCCGAGATGGATTACGAGGTCGACGGCATGTACGCCGGCTGCGTGTTTCCGTGCGGCAAGGTCGTCATCGATGGCGTGTTGCACGTGTACTACGGCGGCGCGGACCGCTTCGTCGCGCTGGCGACTTGCCCGCTGGATCAACTGCTCAAACACCTGCGGACGTGCCCGCCGTAG
- a CDS encoding bifunctional 3-deoxy-7-phosphoheptulonate synthase/chorismate mutase → MTAELDSLRAALDRLDDGIVAALAERQRLVDSVAGEKLRQPGGLQDPRREQEIMARLSRQATAGGLDERFVTRLFREILSHSVRRQQEHLLDAQSPARRAAKAVVVGFQGIEGGYSYSAARQHFAARAVAVRYQGYDSFRALLEAVRDGGLDCAVLPIENTTAGSINEAYDLLACMNLALVGEEVLKVEHCLVAIEPLALNLVRRIYSHPQALQQCSVFLASLVDCEVHACANTALAARRLQDERDVSAAAIASEEAARLYGLTVLRRDIADQRENYTRFVVVAREPVRYDPRIPCKTSIIFTTRHERGALAACLNVLAEQGLSLSKLESRPRPNTPWEYLFYADFDGNVAEEPAAQALRQLAARANYLKVLGSYPARVPNGPRAAGLAPTAAVEPRAGGETGNVAGAAQPPVERGDEPRSAGPAPAVLATLGRKPYRLVSRINRPEDTRVQVGNVIIGGERPVIIAGPCSVESRAQVLACAQCVRELGGHVLRGGCFKPRTSPYDFQGLGYEGLDLLAEAGRACGLPIVTEVLHPADVAGVAAQADILQIGARNMQNFALLKEVGRVDRPVLLKRGMMASIDEWLAAAEYILAQGNQQVILCERGIRTFETATRSTLDLSAVPVVRERTHLPIIVDPSHACGTWRWVADLAVAALASGAHGVMIEIHPEPEKALSDGPQSLNFGHFGNLMRRVQRVTGSAATRPETQLPGDAHSEPPA, encoded by the coding sequence ATGACCGCGGAACTGGACAGCTTGCGGGCCGCACTGGACCGGCTTGACGACGGCATCGTCGCCGCGCTCGCCGAGCGCCAGCGGCTGGTTGACAGCGTGGCCGGGGAGAAGCTCCGGCAGCCGGGCGGGTTGCAGGACCCCCGGCGCGAACAGGAAATCATGGCCCGCCTGTCCCGGCAGGCAACCGCCGGCGGGCTGGACGAGCGGTTCGTGACGCGGCTGTTTCGCGAGATTCTCAGCCACTCGGTCCGCCGGCAGCAGGAGCACCTGCTGGACGCGCAGTCGCCCGCGCGGCGGGCGGCCAAGGCCGTGGTCGTCGGATTCCAGGGCATCGAGGGCGGGTACAGCTACAGCGCCGCGCGGCAGCATTTCGCGGCCCGCGCCGTGGCGGTGCGTTACCAGGGCTATGACTCGTTTCGCGCGCTGCTGGAGGCCGTGCGTGACGGCGGGCTGGACTGCGCCGTGCTGCCGATCGAGAACACGACCGCCGGCTCGATCAACGAAGCGTACGATCTGCTCGCGTGCATGAACCTGGCGCTGGTCGGCGAGGAAGTCCTCAAGGTCGAGCACTGCCTGGTGGCCATCGAGCCACTGGCGCTCAACCTGGTGCGCCGCATCTACTCGCATCCGCAGGCGCTGCAGCAGTGCAGCGTGTTCCTGGCCTCACTCGTCGACTGCGAAGTCCACGCGTGCGCCAACACCGCCCTGGCCGCGCGCCGGCTGCAGGACGAACGGGACGTCTCGGCGGCGGCGATCGCCAGCGAGGAGGCGGCGCGGCTGTACGGCTTGACCGTCCTCCGGCGCGACATCGCCGACCAGCGCGAGAACTACACGCGGTTCGTCGTCGTCGCCCGCGAGCCGGTCCGCTACGACCCGCGCATCCCCTGCAAGACTTCCATCATCTTCACCACGCGGCACGAGCGGGGCGCCCTGGCGGCGTGCCTGAACGTCCTGGCTGAGCAAGGCCTCAGCCTCAGCAAGCTCGAATCGCGGCCGCGGCCGAACACGCCCTGGGAATACCTGTTCTACGCCGACTTCGACGGCAACGTCGCCGAGGAGCCCGCGGCACAGGCATTGCGCCAACTCGCGGCGCGGGCGAACTACCTGAAAGTCCTCGGCTCGTATCCGGCCCGCGTGCCGAATGGCCCGCGGGCCGCGGGGCTTGCACCCACCGCCGCGGTGGAACCTCGCGCCGGCGGTGAGACCGGCAACGTCGCCGGAGCAGCCCAGCCGCCGGTGGAGCGCGGCGACGAACCACGCAGCGCCGGCCCGGCGCCGGCGGTGCTGGCAACGCTGGGCAGGAAGCCGTACCGCCTCGTCTCACGCATCAACCGGCCCGAAGACACGCGCGTACAGGTCGGCAACGTAATCATCGGCGGCGAGCGGCCGGTCATCATCGCCGGACCGTGCTCGGTGGAGTCGCGCGCGCAAGTACTGGCGTGTGCGCAGTGCGTGCGGGAACTGGGTGGTCACGTCCTGCGCGGCGGCTGCTTCAAGCCGCGCACCTCGCCGTATGACTTCCAGGGGCTCGGCTACGAGGGGCTCGACCTGCTGGCAGAGGCCGGGCGTGCCTGCGGGCTGCCGATCGTCACGGAAGTTCTCCACCCGGCCGATGTCGCGGGTGTCGCCGCCCAGGCGGACATCCTCCAGATCGGAGCCCGCAACATGCAGAACTTCGCGCTGCTCAAGGAGGTCGGGCGCGTCGATCGGCCCGTCCTGCTGAAGCGGGGCATGATGGCGTCGATCGACGAATGGCTGGCCGCCGCCGAGTACATCCTCGCCCAGGGGAATCAGCAGGTGATCCTGTGCGAGCGCGGCATCCGCACGTTTGAAACCGCGACGCGCAGCACGCTCGACCTGTCGGCCGTGCCGGTTGTCCGCGAGCGGACGCACCTGCCGATCATCGTGGACCCGTCTCATGCCTGCGGCACGTGGCGGTGGGTGGCCGACCTGGCGGTGGCGGCGCTGGCCAGCGGGGCCCATGGTGTGATGATCGAAATCCACCCCGAGCCGGAAAAAGCCCTCAGCGACGGACCACAGTCGCTCAACTTTGGGCACTTTGGCAACCTGATGCGCCGCGTGCAGCGCGTTACCGGGTCGGCGGCGACGCGGCCAGAAACGCAGTTGCCAGGCGATGCGCACAGCGAGCCACCCGCCTGA
- a CDS encoding Gfo/Idh/MocA family oxidoreductase, whose protein sequence is MSQAIRREEGSLTRREFLRTTAVAGAAVALHARPARARGANDRIGIGFIGVGGRGNAHLQLVHWLKTQGHENVEIAAVCDVYRPRLAAAAEGYQAQPYMDYRELLADKNVDLVCIATPDHHHGYAVIDAVKAGKDVYCEKPVTHWRQFDLLKRMTEEVRKSGRVFQLGTQAMSDGAWRQMKQLVREGAIGQPLFGETGFFRTGDWGEKGMPVDDPNAKPGVDLDWEAFLGDAPKREFNVDRFFRWRLFEDYAGGPATDLYPHCLTQVVDILGVKFPETVVAVGGIHRYNYELREVPDTFSLLATYPEQITISLIGTQANDFQGTGDRGSGARIPIIRGWNGSLTIQGNEIVLTYNAELKKAPQKFPIERGEDMIEHWKNLLACCRKRDQATNSAAELACWTQTALIMASWAYRQGKVAKFDAAGQRIVM, encoded by the coding sequence ATGTCACAGGCCATACGCCGCGAAGAGGGCAGTCTCACTCGCCGGGAGTTCCTCCGCACGACCGCGGTCGCCGGGGCCGCCGTCGCGCTCCACGCCCGCCCGGCGCGGGCGCGAGGCGCCAACGACCGGATCGGCATCGGATTCATCGGCGTTGGCGGGCGCGGCAATGCCCATCTGCAACTGGTGCATTGGCTGAAGACGCAGGGGCATGAGAACGTCGAGATCGCCGCGGTCTGCGATGTGTACCGGCCACGACTCGCCGCGGCGGCCGAGGGCTACCAGGCCCAACCGTACATGGACTACCGCGAGCTGCTGGCTGATAAGAACGTGGATCTCGTGTGCATCGCGACGCCGGACCACCATCACGGGTACGCCGTCATCGACGCGGTCAAGGCCGGCAAGGATGTGTACTGCGAGAAGCCGGTCACGCACTGGCGGCAGTTCGACCTGCTCAAGCGGATGACGGAGGAAGTGCGGAAGTCGGGCCGCGTCTTCCAGCTTGGCACGCAGGCGATGTCGGACGGCGCCTGGCGGCAGATGAAGCAACTGGTGAGGGAGGGCGCGATCGGGCAGCCGCTGTTCGGCGAGACGGGCTTCTTCCGTACGGGCGACTGGGGCGAGAAGGGCATGCCCGTGGATGATCCGAACGCCAAGCCCGGCGTGGACCTGGACTGGGAGGCGTTTCTCGGCGATGCGCCCAAACGCGAGTTCAACGTCGATCGCTTCTTTCGTTGGCGCCTGTTCGAGGATTACGCGGGCGGACCGGCGACTGACCTGTACCCGCACTGCCTGACGCAGGTGGTCGACATCCTCGGCGTGAAGTTCCCCGAGACCGTCGTCGCCGTGGGCGGCATCCACCGCTACAACTATGAGCTGCGGGAAGTCCCCGACACGTTCAGCCTGCTCGCGACGTACCCCGAGCAGATCACGATCTCGCTCATCGGCACACAGGCGAACGACTTCCAGGGCACCGGCGACCGGGGCAGCGGGGCGCGCATTCCGATCATCCGTGGGTGGAACGGCAGCCTGACCATCCAGGGCAACGAGATCGTGCTCACGTACAACGCCGAGCTGAAAAAGGCACCGCAGAAGTTCCCGATTGAGCGGGGCGAGGACATGATCGAGCACTGGAAGAACCTGCTGGCCTGCTGTCGCAAGCGCGACCAGGCGACGAACAGCGCCGCAGAGTTGGCCTGCTGGACCCAGACAGCGCTGATCATGGCAAGCTGGGCCTATCGCCAGGGCAAGGTGGCCAAGTTCGACGCCGCCGGCCAGCGCATCGTCATGTAG
- a CDS encoding sodium/solute symporter (Members of the Solute:Sodium Symporter (SSS), TC 2.A.21 as described in tcdb.org, catalyze solute:Na+ symport. Known solutes for members of the family include sugars, amino acids, nucleosides, inositols, vitamins, urea or anions, depending on the system.) yields MSHPLDSAIVIGYFVAVFFAGALLARRFARRATSEFLTGGRTFTWRQTGLTLVAFAVDPTYMGMAGVAFLWGMYLSQWIAVHIWFTSWVAAMFLVPIYWRTRIVTTPEYLERRFNPQCRALFSLLMAAILVIILTSAVYLGALLVSRMLGWRLYVSVGAIVVVCTFYVVVGGLRTVLTLDVYQGAILLVTLFVVAWRVLAEVGGLRGLATLTVPGNAGVPVGSLVPPLSDELRFKTMFAAPAILVWATVAGLSWIACNFGTVQRLLASRSERDAQKSLLFLAVLANIACFLTFAVGAGMRKLSPNSVADEAFMEVMLTMFPVGVRGLLVAGIMAALLSTADGLLTASSTLLTRDIYARFIQRGAPEREIKLVTRVLEAAVMLVALALLPVVARAQSAVTFVQDFFGDLLGVVVALYVVGIFSRRATARAALVAMITALLLVVGLHIWSDWNFAYRGFLSFLCAVVMTLVLSRFEPPPERAQLTNLTVHTVEDAPGPWVGLKAWPGLWKWALGISLGWFAFTALWEWYGRTR; encoded by the coding sequence GTGTCTCACCCGCTCGACTCGGCAATCGTCATCGGTTACTTCGTGGCGGTGTTCTTCGCCGGTGCGTTGCTGGCCCGGCGCTTCGCGCGGCGCGCGACCAGCGAGTTTCTCACCGGCGGCCGGACTTTCACGTGGCGGCAGACCGGGTTGACGCTGGTCGCGTTCGCCGTGGATCCGACTTACATGGGCATGGCGGGCGTGGCCTTCCTCTGGGGCATGTATCTCTCGCAGTGGATCGCCGTGCACATCTGGTTCACGAGCTGGGTGGCGGCGATGTTCCTGGTGCCGATCTACTGGCGCACGCGGATCGTCACCACGCCGGAATACCTGGAGCGGCGTTTCAACCCGCAGTGCCGGGCGTTGTTCTCGTTGCTGATGGCCGCGATTCTGGTCATTATCCTGACCAGCGCGGTGTACCTGGGCGCGCTGCTGGTCTCACGCATGCTTGGCTGGCGGCTGTACGTCAGCGTGGGCGCGATTGTCGTCGTCTGCACGTTCTACGTCGTGGTCGGTGGACTCCGCACGGTGCTCACGCTCGATGTGTACCAGGGGGCGATCCTGCTGGTCACGCTATTCGTTGTTGCCTGGCGCGTCCTGGCGGAGGTCGGCGGCCTGCGCGGGCTCGCGACCCTCACTGTACCGGGTAATGCGGGCGTGCCGGTCGGCAGCCTCGTCCCGCCGTTGAGCGATGAGCTACGTTTCAAGACCATGTTCGCGGCGCCGGCGATCCTGGTCTGGGCCACGGTGGCCGGGCTCTCGTGGATCGCGTGCAACTTCGGGACCGTCCAGCGCCTGCTCGCGTCGCGCTCGGAGCGCGATGCGCAGAAGAGCCTGCTGTTCCTGGCCGTGCTGGCCAACATCGCGTGCTTCCTGACGTTCGCGGTCGGTGCGGGGATGCGCAAGCTCTCGCCCAACAGCGTGGCCGATGAGGCGTTCATGGAAGTGATGCTCACGATGTTCCCGGTGGGCGTCCGCGGCCTGCTGGTGGCTGGCATCATGGCCGCGCTGCTCTCGACCGCGGACGGATTGCTGACCGCGTCCAGCACGCTGCTCACGCGCGACATCTACGCGCGGTTCATCCAGCGCGGCGCGCCGGAGCGCGAAATCAAGCTCGTGACTCGCGTGCTCGAAGCCGCCGTGATGCTCGTGGCGCTGGCCCTCCTCCCGGTCGTGGCCCGGGCGCAGTCCGCCGTGACGTTCGTCCAGGACTTCTTCGGCGATCTACTGGGGGTCGTCGTGGCCCTCTATGTCGTCGGCATCTTCTCGCGCCGCGCGACGGCCCGGGCGGCGCTGGTGGCGATGATCACCGCCCTCCTGCTCGTGGTCGGGCTGCACATCTGGAGCGACTGGAACTTCGCCTACCGCGGCTTTCTGTCGTTCCTGTGCGCCGTCGTCATGACGCTCGTGTTGAGTCGTTTCGAACCACCGCCCGAGCGTGCGCAACTGACAAACCTTACCGTGCACACGGTCGAAGACGCGCCGGGTCCGTGGGTGGGGCTGAAGGCCTGGCCGGGTCTCTGGAAATGGGCGCTGGGTATCAGCCTTGGCTGGTTCGCGTTCACCGCGCTTTGGGAGTGGTACGGCCGGACGCGCTGA
- a CDS encoding sodium:solute symporter, protein MTTLNALDYSIIGLYIVGLVALGLWFRRLASRNMNSYFLAEKSLPWWMLGISGMGYSLDLAGTMLIISLLYIFGPRGLFIEFRGGLSLAMLCQMIWTGKWHRRSGCMTVAEWMTFRFGDGQGGKFARVATAIVFIVFTASMLTYLAVGTGMFISQFVPFTPFQCSLVLVLAAAVSTVASGLYGVVFADLFQCALIVIGIVIISVLAIARMDDPGTFAQLAQTVTGAKEWAYSFPNWQATVPPGYGQYEHLFLYTMVFLVINKLIISGFGTGHEPQFFAARDERECGLLAWLWSTLMLARWPFMIAFAILGIYLVQSFFPDPGQIAQATALIKEHVPANPATWREVLSQIKLHPDQHTALVASLQQVLGAGWADRLELLSYEGTVNAERIVPAVIIHTIPAGVRGLILVALMAASLSTFNVTVNKAAAMWTNDLYKPFLRPLANTRELLMSTYAFCAVLIGVSFAVAYLVADINSIWGWITMGLASGMGMPLLLRFYWWRFNGTGFAAGMFGGLVAALLVMVYNTKYPEQALSEVTQFLVLTPISLVLAILGTYLGDPTPAPVLERFYRMTRPFGFWGQHLQLLTPELRAATRREHRNDLIALPIAFVWMITMYLAPMQFMIGRYAAGWISTALFVLSCAGLYVFWYRNLPSPSPRTATGPDSAAPVAAEA, encoded by the coding sequence ATGACGACGCTGAATGCCCTGGATTACTCAATCATCGGGCTGTACATCGTGGGCCTGGTGGCGCTGGGCCTGTGGTTCCGCCGGCTCGCCTCGCGCAACATGAACTCCTATTTCCTCGCCGAGAAGAGCCTTCCGTGGTGGATGCTCGGCATCTCCGGCATGGGTTACTCCCTCGACCTGGCCGGAACGATGCTCATCATCTCGCTCCTGTACATCTTCGGGCCGCGCGGCCTGTTCATCGAGTTTCGCGGCGGCCTGTCGCTGGCGATGCTCTGCCAGATGATCTGGACCGGGAAGTGGCATCGCCGGTCCGGGTGCATGACCGTGGCGGAGTGGATGACGTTTCGGTTCGGTGACGGGCAGGGCGGCAAGTTTGCCCGTGTCGCGACGGCGATCGTGTTCATCGTCTTCACGGCCAGCATGTTGACGTACCTCGCCGTGGGCACGGGCATGTTTATCTCGCAGTTCGTCCCCTTCACGCCGTTCCAGTGCTCACTCGTGCTCGTCCTGGCGGCGGCAGTCAGCACGGTGGCGTCGGGGCTGTACGGCGTCGTGTTTGCAGACTTGTTCCAGTGTGCCCTGATCGTGATCGGGATCGTCATCATCAGCGTGTTGGCCATCGCGCGCATGGACGATCCGGGAACGTTCGCGCAGCTTGCCCAGACGGTGACCGGGGCGAAAGAATGGGCGTATTCCTTCCCGAACTGGCAAGCCACGGTCCCGCCCGGCTACGGGCAATACGAGCATCTGTTCCTCTACACGATGGTCTTCCTGGTCATTAACAAGCTCATTATCAGCGGCTTTGGGACCGGCCACGAGCCGCAGTTCTTCGCCGCGCGCGACGAGCGCGAATGCGGGCTGCTCGCCTGGCTGTGGTCCACGCTGATGCTGGCACGCTGGCCGTTCATGATCGCCTTCGCCATTCTGGGCATCTACCTCGTCCAGAGCTTCTTCCCCGACCCGGGTCAGATCGCCCAGGCCACCGCCCTGATCAAGGAGCACGTGCCGGCCAATCCGGCGACCTGGCGCGAGGTCCTCAGCCAGATCAAGCTGCACCCCGACCAGCACACCGCTTTGGTGGCGTCGCTGCAGCAGGTGCTAGGCGCTGGCTGGGCCGACCGGCTCGAATTGCTCAGCTACGAAGGCACAGTGAACGCCGAGCGTATCGTCCCCGCCGTCATCATCCACACCATTCCAGCCGGCGTGCGTGGGTTGATCCTGGTGGCCCTCATGGCCGCGTCGCTCTCGACGTTCAACGTGACGGTGAACAAAGCCGCGGCCATGTGGACGAATGACCTGTACAAGCCGTTCCTGCGGCCGCTGGCGAACACGCGCGAGCTGCTGATGAGTACGTACGCGTTCTGCGCCGTGCTCATTGGCGTCTCGTTCGCGGTGGCGTACCTGGTGGCTGACATCAACTCCATCTGGGGCTGGATCACGATGGGCCTGGCCTCTGGGATGGGCATGCCCCTGCTGCTGCGCTTCTATTGGTGGCGCTTCAACGGGACCGGCTTCGCCGCTGGCATGTTCGGCGGCCTGGTCGCCGCCCTGCTGGTCATGGTCTACAACACGAAATACCCCGAGCAGGCCTTGAGCGAGGTCACCCAGTTCCTGGTGCTCACGCCGATCTCGCTGGTCCTGGCGATCCTCGGCACGTACCTCGGCGATCCGACGCCCGCGCCCGTGCTCGAGCGCTTCTACCGGATGACGCGGCCGTTCGGTTTCTGGGGCCAGCATCTGCAGCTCCTCACGCCGGAACTGCGGGCCGCGACCCGCCGCGAGCACCGCAACGACCTCATCGCGCTGCCGATCGCGTTCGTGTGGATGATCACGATGTACCTGGCGCCGATGCAGTTCATGATCGGCCGGTATGCGGCCGGCTGGATTTCGACTGCGCTGTTTGTGCTGAGCTGTGCGGGCCTGTATGTATTCTGGTACCGCAACCTCCCGTCCCCGTCCCCGCGCACGGCTACCGGGCCCGATTCGGCAGCGCCTGTGGCCGCGGAGGCATAG